The Paraburkholderia hospita region CTTGACCGGCGGAAAATCGACGTCCGTGTCGTTGATCCGATTGAACGTATTGGTGAAAATGGTCATCGCGATTGCCAGCGAGATTTCGGCTAGCTGCGTGTCGGTGTAACCGGCGGCGCGAATGGCTGCCAGTTCGCTGTCGCTGATCGTGCCGCGCGTGGTCTGCAGGTTCAGCACGAAGTGGATGAGCGCATCGCGCCTGGCATCGCCCGTCGCCTTGCCCGCGCGAATCTGGCGGAGTGCTTCGGGCGAGAGGCCCGTCATCTTCCCCAACATCGCGTGCGCGGCCACACAGTAGTCACAACCTGTCTGCTCGCTGACAAGCAGCTTGATGGTTTCCAGATCCTGCTTGCTGAGACTGCTCGATGCCAGCGCATCTTCGGCGTTCAACGCGCCGTTCAATG contains the following coding sequences:
- a CDS encoding carboxymuconolactone decarboxylase family protein, with the protein product MSRIAIPAVTNATGATAEVYARVRKIAGGSVPNLFAALGHLAPATLNGALNAEDALASSSLSKQDLETIKLLVSEQTGCDYCVAAHAMLGKMTGLSPEALRQIRAGKATGDARRDALIHFVLNLQTTRGTISDSELAAIRAAGYTDTQLAEISLAIAMTIFTNTFNRINDTDVDFPPVK